The following are encoded together in the Kribbella voronezhensis genome:
- a CDS encoding glycosyltransferase 87 family protein, with amino-acid sequence MSAVVDWLERRHFQLLVLAVGLTPLLYFWWSGNVDLNVYRTGGFAVLHHVSLYSEGFGQLVPWIALPFTYPPLAAVLFVPLHLLPMPLADLAMCVASTAALTATMLVVLQRLLGWNRRALAIGLLGAVSAFAFEPVRSTIGFGQINLILMGLVAVDCLLPRTRWPRGILVGLAAAIKLTPAVFVVYFLVRRQYREAAVAFGTFVGLALVGFALAPADSTKYWFGVLFDPDRIGGATYAYNQCFQAVLHRVMGDGAARTLVWLGLVLATGVLAGVAAYRARGAGNDVLALLVIAVWGLLASPVSWSHHWVWIAPASLLLVKYAWHSKWMLVATIVVLADFAIGPHGYLNPEGRTWSVPEHLLGSGYVLIGAAFLVVQGLKSAARIRYTCRLRS; translated from the coding sequence GTGAGCGCGGTCGTCGATTGGCTGGAGCGCAGACATTTCCAGCTCCTCGTGCTGGCGGTGGGCCTCACACCGTTGCTCTACTTCTGGTGGTCGGGTAACGTCGACCTCAACGTCTACCGGACCGGTGGATTCGCCGTACTCCACCACGTCAGCCTGTACTCCGAAGGCTTCGGCCAACTTGTCCCCTGGATCGCACTCCCGTTCACCTACCCACCCCTCGCCGCGGTGCTGTTCGTGCCCTTGCACCTCCTGCCGATGCCGCTGGCCGATCTCGCGATGTGCGTTGCGAGTACAGCGGCGTTGACCGCGACCATGCTCGTGGTCCTCCAGCGCCTGCTCGGCTGGAACAGGCGGGCCCTCGCGATCGGTCTGCTCGGTGCGGTCTCCGCGTTCGCGTTCGAACCGGTCCGGTCGACGATCGGCTTCGGTCAGATCAATCTCATCCTGATGGGCCTGGTCGCCGTCGACTGTCTGTTGCCCCGCACCCGCTGGCCCCGGGGCATCCTGGTCGGCCTGGCCGCCGCGATCAAGCTGACCCCCGCCGTGTTCGTCGTCTACTTCCTCGTACGCCGGCAGTACCGCGAGGCGGCCGTCGCGTTCGGGACCTTCGTCGGGTTGGCCCTGGTCGGGTTCGCGCTCGCGCCGGCCGACTCCACGAAGTACTGGTTCGGTGTGTTGTTCGACCCGGATCGGATCGGCGGCGCGACGTATGCGTACAACCAGTGCTTTCAGGCCGTGCTGCATCGGGTGATGGGCGACGGGGCGGCGAGGACCCTTGTGTGGCTCGGGTTGGTGCTTGCGACCGGCGTACTGGCGGGCGTTGCTGCCTATCGAGCACGGGGCGCTGGCAACGACGTACTGGCGTTGCTGGTGATCGCGGTCTGGGGGCTGCTCGCGTCGCCGGTCAGCTGGTCGCATCACTGGGTGTGGATCGCGCCTGCTTCGCTGTTGCTGGTCAAGTACGCGTGGCACAGCAAGTGGATGCTTGTAGCAACGATTGTGGTTCTCGCAGACTTCGCGATCGGGCCGCACGGATACCTGAACCCGGAGGGGCGCACGTG